A region of Candidatus Omnitrophota bacterium DNA encodes the following proteins:
- a CDS encoding TIGR00282 family metallophosphoesterase — MNILFIGDIVGNPGREAVKQLLPGLKKEFNLDFVIANAENSAGGSGITPKIAEELFQAGVNVLTSGDHIWKKREIFEIIGQEERILRPVNFPSGVAGRGWGLFKLENGLKIGVINVNGRVFMEALECPFKTTRQAIEALAKDTKVIIVDIHAEATSEKVALGWYLDGEASAVLGTHTHIQTADEKILPGGTAYITDVGMAGPLDSVIGRRKEDVLERFLTGVPVRFEVASDDVQLQGVVVEINESTGKAKSIVRIQRKL, encoded by the coding sequence ATGAATATATTATTCATAGGCGACATAGTCGGTAATCCTGGCAGAGAGGCAGTTAAGCAGTTGTTACCTGGCTTGAAAAAAGAATTCAACCTGGATTTTGTCATCGCCAATGCCGAAAATTCCGCCGGCGGCTCCGGAATCACCCCAAAGATTGCCGAAGAGTTATTTCAGGCAGGGGTTAATGTGCTGACCTCAGGAGACCATATCTGGAAAAAACGCGAGATATTCGAAATTATTGGCCAGGAGGAGAGGATTTTAAGGCCGGTTAATTTTCCCAGTGGCGTAGCCGGCAGGGGCTGGGGATTGTTTAAGTTAGAAAACGGCCTTAAGATAGGGGTGATTAATGTAAACGGCAGGGTTTTTATGGAGGCGCTGGAGTGTCCCTTTAAGACTACGCGCCAGGCGATAGAGGCCTTGGCTAAAGATACAAAGGTAATCATCGTCGATATCCACGCCGAAGCAACTTCGGAAAAAGTAGCCTTGGGCTGGTATTTAGATGGAGAGGCCTCTGCGGTTTTAGGCACGCACACGCATATACAGACTGCGGATGAAAAAATCTTACCCGGCGGCACTGCATATATTACTGACGTGGGTATGGCCGGGCCATTAGATTCGGTTATCGGCAGAAGAAAAGAGGATGTTTTAGAGAGATTCCTTACCGGCGTTCCCGTCAGATTTGAGGTAGCTTCGGACGATGTTCAATTACAAGGCGTAGTTGTTGAGATTAACGAATCAACAGGTAAGGCAAAATCGATTGTCAGGATACAGAGAAAACTCTAA
- the rny gene encoding ribonuclease Y, which produces MLNIIIFIAIALISVGLGYFFRRYVAEKKIQDAEARAKQILEQAKKETQDKRREVELEAKDLLYRMRQDFERETKDRRQEILNSEKRLTQKEENIERRLELLERKEKETEARQENIRKQEEAVKAKDGQLHALIAEEKERLQKIASLSAEEAKQILLSRLNEELNSEKAVLIKRQEEDLRSIMDKKAREVVSLAIQRCAAEHTVESTVSVVALPNDDMKGRVIGREGRNIRALEMATGVDVIIDDTPEAVTLSAFDTVRREIARLSLEKLISDGRIHPGRIEEIVEKTKKEMDEKIREEGEHAAFETGVDNLHPELIKLIGRLKYRTSFGQNALQHSKEVAFLLGVMASELGLDFKLARRIGLLHDIGKAIDHQIEGTHAKLGADLVKKFNESPEVIFSIEAHHEEIEPKSFYAVLAVAADAISAARPGARRETLETYIKRLEKLESIANLFKGVEKSFAIQAGREIRVIVQPEKISDSDAVNLARDIRKKIEEGMEYPGQIKVTVIRETRAIEYAK; this is translated from the coding sequence ATGTTGAATATCATTATATTTATAGCTATCGCCTTAATCTCGGTAGGCCTGGGCTATTTTTTCAGGAGGTATGTCGCTGAGAAAAAAATCCAGGATGCCGAGGCCAGGGCGAAACAGATATTAGAGCAGGCAAAGAAAGAAACGCAGGATAAGCGCCGGGAAGTAGAACTGGAGGCGAAGGACCTTTTATACCGCATGCGCCAGGATTTTGAGCGCGAGACCAAGGACAGGCGCCAGGAGATATTGAATTCCGAGAAGAGGCTCACCCAGAAAGAAGAAAACATCGAACGCCGCCTTGAACTCTTAGAGAGAAAAGAAAAAGAAACCGAGGCCAGGCAGGAGAACATTAGAAAACAGGAAGAGGCAGTAAAGGCGAAAGACGGCCAGTTGCACGCGCTCATTGCGGAAGAAAAAGAAAGATTGCAGAAGATCGCTTCTCTCTCGGCCGAAGAGGCAAAGCAGATCCTGCTTAGCCGGCTGAATGAGGAGTTAAATTCCGAGAAGGCAGTACTTATCAAGAGGCAAGAAGAGGATTTACGCAGCATTATGGACAAGAAGGCCAGGGAAGTCGTCAGCCTCGCCATCCAAAGATGCGCCGCCGAGCACACCGTGGAGTCGACCGTAAGCGTGGTCGCCTTGCCTAACGACGATATGAAAGGCAGGGTTATCGGCAGGGAGGGCCGGAATATCCGCGCCCTGGAAATGGCCACAGGCGTAGATGTAATCATTGATGATACGCCTGAGGCAGTGACTTTGTCTGCTTTTGATACCGTGCGCCGGGAGATAGCGCGGCTGAGTTTGGAAAAATTAATCAGCGACGGAAGGATTCACCCGGGGCGGATTGAAGAGATAGTGGAAAAGACCAAGAAGGAGATGGATGAGAAGATACGCGAAGAAGGCGAGCACGCGGCATTTGAGACAGGAGTGGATAATTTGCACCCGGAGTTAATCAAGCTCATCGGCCGCCTGAAATACCGCACCAGTTTTGGGCAGAATGCCCTGCAGCATTCCAAGGAAGTAGCCTTCTTATTAGGGGTGATGGCTTCAGAGTTGGGGTTGGACTTTAAACTGGCGCGCAGGATAGGCCTCTTGCATGATATCGGCAAAGCCATAGACCATCAGATAGAGGGCACGCACGCAAAGTTAGGGGCTGACCTGGTTAAGAAATTTAACGAATCCCCCGAGGTTATATTTAGTATCGAGGCGCATCACGAAGAGATAGAGCCGAAAAGTTTCTATGCGGTATTGGCAGTAGCAGCGGATGCCATCAGCGCTGCCCGTCCGGGCGCGCGCCGAGAGACGCTGGAGACATATATCAAGAGGCTGGAGAAGTTAGAATCCATTGCCAATCTCTTTAAGGGCGTGGAAAAATCTTTTGCCATACAGGCAGGGCGCGAGATACGCGTTATTGTCCAACCCGAAAAGATTTCGGACAGCGATGCGGTGAATCTGGCGCGGGATATCCGCAAGAAAATAGAAGAGGGCATGGAGTACCCCGGGCAGATTAAAGTTACCGTGATTAGAGAAACAAGAGCGATAGAATACGCAAAATAA
- a CDS encoding 5-formyltetrahydrofolate cyclo-ligase — protein MLTHSAAMHNAESPQCQSRRNSIYRGCSEGLTKQQIRSKILLKLKLQKEENREKKSNLIKDKLFRSTEFIKAKRVMFYIAFDGEVNTANMIKEAKKLGKIVAVPVCAKGSNKVMPCLLSDRARLKKGPYGVLEPAIKKPVRLEDADLVIVPGVAFDREGRRLGRGKGCYDSLLKELPCNIASIGLAFDFQILPDIPATATDRSVDRVLFA, from the coding sequence ATGTTGACACATTCGGCGGCCATGCATAATGCGGAATCGCCTCAGTGTCAATCCCGAAGAAACAGCATTTATCGGGGTTGTTCTGAGGGATTGACAAAACAGCAAATCCGTAGTAAAATTCTCTTGAAACTCAAATTACAGAAGGAGGAGAACCGAGAGAAAAAGAGTAATCTGATAAAGGATAAACTTTTTAGAAGCACGGAATTTATTAAGGCAAAAAGAGTGATGTTCTATATCGCGTTTGATGGCGAGGTTAATACGGCAAATATGATAAAAGAAGCAAAAAAATTAGGTAAGATAGTCGCGGTGCCTGTTTGTGCCAAGGGCAGCAATAAGGTTATGCCGTGCCTGTTATCAGATAGGGCTAGGCTTAAAAAGGGCCCTTATGGCGTGCTGGAGCCTGCGATTAAAAAGCCTGTTAGATTAGAAGATGCAGACCTTGTAATTGTGCCGGGGGTAGCTTTTGACAGAGAGGGCCGTCGTTTAGGAAGAGGCAAGGGTTGTTATGACTCTCTCTTGAAAGAGCTGCCGTGTAATATAGCCTCGATTGGCCTGGCCTTTGACTTCCAAATCTTACCTGATATACCCGCCACAGCGACGGATAGAAGCGTCGACAGAGTCCTCTTTGCCTGA
- the nifU gene encoding Fe-S cluster assembly scaffold protein NifU, which produces MAGQPYSEKVMDHFLHPRNVGEIPDASGIGTVGNPICGDVMKMFIKVENDIIVDAKFKTFGCGAAISTSSMVTEMVKGKTIKEALEISNKAVAEALGGLPAIKMHCSVLAEEALKSAIKDYYQKQGKAVDFDIPEHEHH; this is translated from the coding sequence ATGGCAGGGCAACCTTATTCGGAAAAAGTAATGGACCATTTTCTACACCCCAGGAATGTGGGAGAGATTCCTGATGCCAGCGGCATTGGCACCGTCGGAAATCCGATCTGCGGGGACGTGATGAAGATGTTTATTAAGGTAGAGAATGACATTATCGTGGATGCCAAGTTTAAGACTTTCGGATGTGGAGCGGCCATAAGTACAAGCTCGATGGTCACTGAGATGGTTAAAGGAAAAACCATCAAAGAGGCGTTAGAGATTTCCAACAAAGCCGTAGCCGAGGCGCTGGGAGGCCTGCCGGCGATTAAGATGCATTGTTCTGTCTTGGCTGAGGAGGCCCTGAAGTCAGCGATAAAGGATTATTACCAGAAACAGGGTAAGGCTGTTGATTTTGATATCCCTGAACACGAACACCATTAA
- a CDS encoding methylenetetrahydrofolate reductase C-terminal domain-containing protein, with product MIITEQKPFQEIIDSLKGYTKIFLVGCGECATTCKTGGQDELNHMKTELEAQGKSIVGMCIPSAPCAASQIKTELAKNIKSLREAEAILVLACGLGTQSVKDNDRLELAVFPACNSLFGAVMDSQGGFYEKCSLCGECVLDITGGICPITLCAKGLLNGPCGGMNKGKCEVDQEKDCAWVLIYKELEKRNKLGGFKKIQEAKDFKKTTKPHKLILTKK from the coding sequence ATGATTATAACAGAGCAAAAACCATTTCAGGAGATTATAGATAGCTTAAAAGGATATACCAAAATATTCCTGGTGGGTTGCGGCGAGTGCGCCACTACCTGTAAGACCGGCGGCCAGGATGAACTCAACCATATGAAAACCGAATTAGAAGCCCAGGGTAAAAGCATAGTAGGTATGTGCATCCCCAGCGCCCCCTGCGCGGCCAGCCAGATAAAAACTGAGTTAGCCAAAAATATCAAATCCCTGCGGGAGGCAGAAGCAATTTTAGTCCTGGCCTGCGGCTTAGGTACGCAGTCGGTAAAAGATAATGACCGGCTGGAACTTGCAGTTTTTCCGGCGTGTAACAGCCTCTTTGGCGCCGTAATGGATAGCCAGGGTGGCTTCTATGAAAAATGCTCCTTATGCGGTGAATGTGTCTTGGATATTACAGGAGGGATTTGTCCCATTACGCTCTGCGCCAAAGGCCTCTTGAACGGCCCTTGCGGCGGGATGAATAAAGGTAAATGCGAAGTGGACCAGGAGAAAGATTGCGCCTGGGTTTTAATCTACAAAGAGCTGGAGAAAAGAAATAAACTCGGGGGCTTTAAGAAAATTCAGGAAGCCAAAGATTTTAAGAAAACAACTAAACCCCATAAGCTAATCCTGACGAAAAAATAG
- a CDS encoding replication-associated recombination protein A, with the protein MDLFQEEKKVDDKDLPLAVRMRPLSLEEFIGQEHVLGKGKLLRRAIEADRISSLILYGPPGVGKTSLAWCVAHITKARYTAINATTSNVEELRKVIAQAKHKKASTGDKTILFIDEIHRFNKAQQDVLMPDVEEGNPILIGATVHNPFFSLASPLLSRSIVIELKSLKENEIVTILASALKNKTRGLGGLKIKIEKKALAFLAKACEGDARRALNALEVGALTTPKSKDGFINFNLEVAGESIQKKPVVYDKDEDAHYDTASAFIKSMRGSDPDAALYWMAKMLYAGEDPRFIARRICILAAEDVGNADPLALVLANAALQISEFVGMPEARIVLAQACIYVSCAPKSNASYLAIDKALQDMESKKVQEVPDHLKDGTKDGEALGHGKDYKYAHDYADHYVKQKYTRGKVKYYTPTDIGYEAKIKQRLEKLHANQKTGPAKDA; encoded by the coding sequence ATGGACCTATTCCAAGAAGAAAAGAAAGTCGACGATAAAGACCTTCCCCTGGCAGTGCGCATGCGGCCGTTGAGCCTTGAGGAATTCATCGGCCAGGAGCATGTATTAGGCAAAGGTAAACTTCTGCGCCGGGCGATTGAAGCAGACCGCATCAGCTCCCTGATATTATACGGCCCTCCCGGAGTAGGCAAGACTTCCCTTGCCTGGTGCGTCGCCCACATTACTAAGGCTCGATATACGGCTATAAACGCCACTACCTCCAATGTCGAGGAATTAAGAAAGGTTATTGCCCAAGCCAAGCACAAAAAAGCCTCAACCGGCGATAAGACCATACTTTTTATCGACGAGATACACCGTTTTAATAAGGCCCAGCAGGATGTGCTCATGCCTGATGTGGAAGAGGGTAACCCCATCCTCATCGGCGCCACCGTGCACAACCCTTTCTTTTCCCTGGCCTCGCCGCTTTTATCGCGTTCAATTGTAATTGAGCTGAAATCCCTGAAGGAAAACGAAATTGTAACCATACTCGCCTCTGCCTTAAAAAATAAAACCAGGGGTTTAGGCGGCCTTAAAATCAAAATCGAAAAAAAGGCACTGGCGTTTTTAGCCAAGGCCTGCGAGGGAGATGCGCGCAGGGCCCTCAATGCCTTGGAAGTGGGCGCGCTCACTACGCCTAAATCCAAAGATGGCTTTATCAATTTTAATTTAGAAGTAGCCGGTGAATCTATCCAGAAAAAGCCCGTTGTTTATGATAAGGATGAAGACGCCCATTATGACACTGCCTCGGCATTTATCAAGTCCATGCGCGGCTCAGACCCCGATGCGGCTTTATACTGGATGGCCAAGATGCTCTATGCCGGCGAGGACCCGCGTTTTATCGCCCGTCGGATTTGTATTTTGGCGGCAGAGGATGTGGGTAATGCCGACCCGCTGGCCTTAGTTTTGGCAAACGCGGCTTTACAAATCTCAGAATTTGTGGGCATGCCGGAGGCGCGCATTGTTTTGGCGCAGGCATGTATTTATGTCTCCTGCGCGCCCAAATCTAATGCCAGTTACCTGGCGATTGATAAAGCCCTGCAAGATATGGAGAGTAAAAAAGTCCAGGAAGTGCCCGACCACTTAAAAGACGGCACAAAAGATGGCGAGGCCCTCGGCCACGGCAAAGACTATAAATATGCCCATGATTATGCGGATCATTATGTAAAACAAAAATACACCAGGGGAAAGGTTAAATACTACACGCCTACGGATATCGGCTACGAGGCCAAGATTAAACAGCGCCTGGAGAAGTTGCACGCTAATCAGAAGACAGGACCCGCTAAAGATGCATAG
- the pheT gene encoding phenylalanine--tRNA ligase subunit beta: MKVTYNWLKDFVEIKIAPKALADKLTMAGLEVTSLEEKEGDSVFEIEVTSNRPDCLSIIGIAREVAAITGKKLKLPTTNDQRPTTRNGGIVSIKIENKKDCPFYTAKIIRDVKVCPSPDWLRKRLELIGCRSVNNIVDITNYILFTYGEPLHAFDLDKIISPLSGLPVSPLEIIIRRAKNGEDIITIDNARRILSEEVLVIASGSDKQTGKPIAIAGVMGSKDTEVVEGTKNILLEAAVFNPVIVRRGRQKLGIQSDSSYRFERGVDTQIVEGASGRAVDLIRKLAGGGCALAQRSGLPKAQRKNIKLGVSTVNKILGSKITVAEARKILNSLEFKARGGAKNTFQVGIPSHRPDVNSEIDLIEEVARIYGFGLIPQTLPQASPQVTSGQPRGLVSVIKNVLTGLGLNEVITYSLIDKDLLRHFTGQEVDEAIEILNPLSREQEILRPTLIPSLSLCVAHNLNQKQDYVNIFEVAKVFTKSSSGPREELYLGIALCGAKSLLLEEGSIKDDTGLLHLKGAIEVVLARLGIRAYNFQAMDNGRIAINVGRERAGFLGKLPQQILDSVDIKNKDVFAAELSLDKFLSDVELEKKFVRLPLYPGISRDISLIIKEEVAAGDILEAIKKQGEPLLREVRVIDYYKGKQIQPGFKGLTLSCFYRREERTLTETEITPLHSGICAFLKDRFGAQIR, translated from the coding sequence ATGAAAGTAACCTATAATTGGCTAAAGGATTTTGTAGAGATTAAAATTGCGCCTAAGGCCCTGGCGGATAAGCTTACTATGGCGGGCCTAGAGGTAACTTCTTTAGAAGAGAAAGAAGGCGACTCTGTTTTTGAGATAGAAGTTACTTCTAACCGTCCGGATTGCTTAAGCATAATTGGCATTGCTAGGGAAGTTGCTGCCATTACCGGTAAAAAGTTGAAATTACCAACGACCAACGACCAACGACCAACGACTCGAAATGGTGGGATCGTTTCTATTAAAATCGAGAATAAGAAAGACTGCCCGTTTTATACAGCTAAAATCATCCGCGATGTGAAAGTATGCCCGTCGCCGGATTGGTTAAGGAAAAGGCTGGAACTCATCGGGTGCCGCAGCGTGAATAACATTGTTGATATTACCAATTATATTTTATTTACTTACGGCGAGCCTTTGCACGCCTTTGATTTGGATAAAATTATTAGTCCGTTATCCGGTTTGCCTGTTAGCCCGTTAGAAATAATTATTAGAAGAGCAAAAAATGGCGAAGATATAATTACAATAGATAACGCAAGAAGAATACTTAGCGAAGAAGTTTTAGTCATTGCGTCTGGAAGCGATAAGCAAACCGGCAAACCTATCGCCATCGCCGGCGTAATGGGCAGTAAAGATACAGAGGTAGTTGAGGGGACAAAAAACATCCTTTTAGAGGCAGCGGTTTTTAATCCTGTTATCGTGCGCCGGGGCAGACAGAAACTCGGGATACAAAGCGACTCTTCTTATCGGTTTGAAAGGGGCGTAGATACGCAAATAGTAGAAGGAGCGTCTGGGCGCGCAGTAGACTTAATCCGGAAATTAGCAGGCGGCGGCTGTGCGTTAGCGCAGCGCTCGGGCCTACCCAAAGCACAGAGGAAAAATATTAAGTTAGGCGTATCTACTGTAAATAAGATTTTAGGTTCCAAGATTACGGTTGCTGAGGCCAGGAAAATTTTAAATAGCTTAGAGTTTAAGGCCAGGGGAGGGGCCAAAAATACTTTTCAGGTAGGGATTCCTTCGCACCGGCCTGATGTGAATTCAGAGATAGATTTAATTGAGGAGGTCGCCAGGATCTACGGCTTTGGGTTAATACCGCAGACGCTACCTCAGGCCAGCCCCCAGGTAACTTCTGGCCAGCCAAGAGGTTTAGTCTCTGTAATAAAAAATGTCCTTACGGGTTTAGGTTTAAACGAGGTCATTACCTATAGCCTCATAGATAAGGATTTGCTCCGGCATTTCACCGGCCAAGAGGTTGATGAGGCCATAGAAATTCTCAACCCCTTAAGCAGGGAACAGGAAATTTTAAGGCCTACGCTTATACCGAGCCTCAGCCTCTGCGTGGCCCATAACCTGAATCAGAAACAGGACTACGTGAATATCTTTGAAGTGGCCAAGGTGTTTACAAAATCTTCTTCAGGGCCGCGAGAAGAGTTGTATTTAGGTATTGCCCTTTGCGGGGCGAAATCTTTATTGCTGGAGGAGGGCTCAATAAAAGACGATACCGGGCTCCTGCATTTAAAAGGAGCTATCGAGGTCGTCTTGGCGCGCCTGGGTATCAGGGCCTATAATTTTCAGGCAATGGATAACGGCAGGATAGCTATAAATGTGGGTAGAGAAAGGGCGGGTTTTCTCGGCAAGCTGCCCCAGCAGATTTTAGACAGTGTGGATATAAAAAACAAAGATGTTTTTGCCGCAGAATTATCTTTAGATAAATTCTTATCTGATGTTGAGTTGGAGAAAAAATTTGTCCGCCTTCCTTTATATCCGGGTATATCCCGGGATATCAGCCTGATTATAAAAGAAGAGGTTGCCGCGGGTGATATATTAGAGGCGATAAAAAAGCAGGGCGAGCCCCTGCTTCGGGAAGTGAGGGTGATAGATTATTATAAAGGTAAACAGATCCAGCCCGGTTTTAAAGGGCTTACTCTATCCTGTTTTTACCGCAGAGAGGAACGCACCTTAACCGAAACAGAAATCACGCCTTTACATTCCGGGATCTGCGCGTTTTTAAAAGACAGATTTGGCGCCCAGATCAGATAG
- the pheS gene encoding phenylalanine--tRNA ligase subunit alpha — MDIEAIKNQIDSEIKDIASAQGLDEFRLKYLGRKGIIAQLTSEIPGLPQGERAAFGQEANALKNKILSLIDEKQKVIATQPTREKASACDITMPGIAQELGRLHPLTQVTDEICDIFMRMGFAVVEGPEIETEYNNFTGLNIPLEHPSRDVFDTFYIKLPVKTSGRRPAASDRLLLRSHTSPVQIRVMKSRKPPLAVIVPGRVYRPDAVDASHSFMFHQIEGFMVDKNIRFSDLKGVLEVLAKSIFGPGIKMRFRPHFFPFTEPSAEVDISCIICKGKGCSVCGRKGWLEILGSGMIHPNVFKHVGYDPKKYTGFAFGMGIERIAMLKFGIDDIRLFFENDLRFLKQF; from the coding sequence ATGGATATTGAGGCTATTAAAAATCAAATAGATTCCGAAATCAAAGATATAGCTTCTGCGCAAGGCCTGGATGAATTCCGCCTGAAGTATTTGGGGAGAAAAGGCATTATTGCCCAGTTAACAAGTGAAATCCCCGGCCTTCCTCAAGGGGAACGCGCGGCATTTGGCCAAGAGGCCAATGCCTTAAAAAATAAAATACTTTCTCTCATCGACGAGAAACAAAAAGTTATCGCTACCCAGCCTACCCGCGAGAAAGCAAGTGCCTGCGATATCACTATGCCGGGTATTGCCCAAGAGCTGGGCAGGTTGCATCCTCTGACCCAGGTGACGGATGAGATCTGCGATATCTTTATGCGTATGGGTTTTGCTGTGGTAGAGGGCCCTGAGATAGAGACCGAATACAATAACTTTACCGGCTTGAATATTCCCCTAGAACACCCCTCCCGGGATGTGTTTGATACGTTTTATATTAAGTTACCGGTTAAGACCAGCGGCCGGCGGCCGGCGGCCAGCGACCGTTTATTACTACGCAGCCACACCTCGCCGGTGCAGATTAGGGTGATGAAATCCCGTAAACCTCCATTAGCAGTGATTGTCCCCGGCCGGGTTTATCGTCCAGATGCTGTGGATGCCAGCCACTCTTTTATGTTCCATCAGATAGAGGGCTTTATGGTGGATAAAAATATCCGGTTCTCTGACTTAAAAGGCGTATTAGAAGTTTTAGCCAAGTCTATTTTTGGGCCAGGCATAAAGATGCGTTTTCGGCCGCATTTCTTTCCTTTTACTGAACCCTCCGCAGAAGTAGATATCTCCTGCATTATCTGTAAGGGCAAAGGTTGTTCTGTGTGCGGCAGGAAGGGGTGGCTGGAGATTTTAGGTTCCGGCATGATCCACCCCAATGTCTTTAAACACGTCGGCTATGACCCCAAAAAATATACCGGCTTTGCCTTTGGCATGGGCATTGAGCGAATTGCGATGCTGAAGTTCGGTATTGATGATATCCGTTTATTCTTTGAAAATGATCTGCGTTTCTTAAAACAGTTCTAA
- a CDS encoding DNA-binding protein — translation MKKAVGRWSLVVSILFLLVTCGLGLTTAFAQPISSTELINNAKLYDGKVVVYEGEIIGDVMVRGEFAWVNINDGSNAIGIWIEKNLTRDIIYTGSYKSKGEWMEITGVFHRACLEHGGDLDIHAQAIRKIKPGRPAIEKLNPGKRNLTLILLGGLCLVWILRLLKIK, via the coding sequence ATGAAAAAAGCCGTTGGTCGTTGGTCGTTAGTCGTTAGTATATTATTTTTACTTGTAACTTGTGGCTTAGGGCTTACTACTGCCTTTGCCCAACCCATCTCTAGCACCGAATTAATTAATAACGCCAAGCTTTACGACGGCAAAGTAGTCGTCTACGAAGGCGAGATAATCGGCGATGTCATGGTGCGCGGGGAATTTGCCTGGGTCAATATCAATGATGGTTCCAACGCTATCGGTATCTGGATAGAAAAAAACTTAACCCGGGATATCATTTATACCGGCAGTTATAAATCTAAAGGTGAGTGGATGGAGATTACGGGTGTTTTTCATCGCGCCTGCTTGGAGCACGGGGGGGATTTAGACATCCATGCCCAGGCTATACGTAAGATTAAACCGGGTAGGCCCGCTATAGAAAAACTAAACCCGGGTAAAAGAAACTTAACCCTTATTTTATTGGGAGGGTTGTGTCTGGTATGGATATTGAGGCTATTAAAAATCAAATAG
- a CDS encoding TrkH family potassium uptake protein: MILRPHIDDVKNIGYYLGKIILSLGLTMFLPVIIALAFNEINPALDFLISIEIALIFGLILTKLCFTGKDLNWMQGMIVVSLSWLAAMFLGAIPLYLSGHWKSYLDACFDAMSGFATTGLVLVQDLDHLSFTHNLWRHLIMFIGGQGIVIVALSFLVRGFSGALKMYVGEARDERLLPNVIHTARFIWLVSIVYLILGTLALGIVGLLNGMRPVNAFFHGACIFMAAFDTGGFAPQSQNILYYHSLTFEVITVVIMILGALNFKLHYHLWMGNLKEIFKNIETRTLFMTVMLTFFLTAVGLSHTGAYPKAMVLFRKGFYQLISGHTGTGYMTIYARQFINEWGDLALVAVICAMALGGGVCSTTGGIKMLRIGIIIKALKQDLKRIILPEKAVVAQKFHHIKEIFLEDKQVRSALLITLAYLFLYGIGAIIGMLLGYPFLASLFESTSAAANVGLSCGITDIHMPAVLKLTYILQMWAGRLEFMSVFTLIGFFIAAIKGKK, from the coding sequence ATGATCCTCAGGCCCCACATAGACGACGTTAAAAACATCGGTTACTATTTAGGCAAGATTATCCTGAGCCTGGGCCTGACGATGTTTTTGCCGGTCATCATAGCATTAGCTTTTAACGAGATAAATCCCGCATTAGATTTTTTAATCAGCATAGAGATAGCCCTGATATTCGGTTTAATCTTAACCAAATTGTGTTTCACGGGAAAAGACCTGAACTGGATGCAGGGGATGATCGTCGTGAGCCTCTCGTGGCTGGCGGCGATGTTCTTAGGCGCTATACCCCTGTACTTAAGCGGGCACTGGAAATCATACCTGGATGCCTGTTTTGATGCTATGTCCGGCTTTGCGACCACGGGCCTGGTTTTAGTGCAGGACCTTGACCATTTGTCTTTTACCCATAATCTCTGGCGGCACCTGATTATGTTTATCGGAGGCCAGGGTATTGTCATTGTCGCGCTCTCTTTCCTAGTGCGGGGGTTCTCTGGCGCACTTAAGATGTACGTTGGCGAGGCGCGCGACGAGAGGCTCCTGCCCAATGTTATCCATACTGCCAGATTTATCTGGTTGGTAAGTATTGTTTATCTGATTTTAGGTACCCTGGCCTTAGGCATTGTAGGCCTGTTAAACGGCATGAGGCCGGTAAATGCCTTCTTCCACGGCGCCTGTATTTTTATGGCTGCCTTTGATACCGGCGGGTTTGCCCCGCAGTCGCAAAACATCCTTTATTATCACAGCCTCACCTTTGAAGTAATCACGGTGGTCATTATGATTCTGGGCGCGCTGAATTTTAAACTGCATTACCATCTCTGGATGGGCAACCTCAAGGAAATATTTAAGAATATTGAAACCAGGACGCTTTTTATGACTGTGATGCTTACCTTTTTCCTTACCGCAGTGGGCTTAAGCCATACCGGCGCATACCCCAAGGCTATGGTGCTCTTTCGTAAGGGCTTTTATCAGCTCATTTCCGGGCATACCGGCACAGGTTATATGACCATCTATGCCCGCCAGTTTATCAATGAATGGGGAGACCTGGCCTTAGTAGCGGTTATCTGCGCCATGGCCTTAGGCGGAGGGGTCTGTTCTACTACCGGCGGCATTAAAATGCTGCGTATCGGCATTATCATTAAGGCCCTGAAGCAGGATTTAAAGCGGATTATTTTGCCGGAGAAGGCAGTGGTGGCCCAGAAATTCCACCACATCAAAGAAATTTTTCTGGAAGACAAACAGGTCAGGTCAGCATTATTAATTACCTTAGCCTATCTCTTTTTATATGGCATAGGCGCGATTATAGGTATGTTATTAGGGTATCCTTTTTTAGCCTCTCTCTTTGAATCCACTTCTGCGGCAGCAAACGTGGGGTTATCTTGCGGGATTACCGATATCCATATGCCGGCGGTTTTAAAACTTACCTATATATTGCAGATGTGGGCAGGCCGCTTGGAGTTTATGTCAGTGTTTACTTTGATTGGATTCTTTATTGCAGCAATAAAAGGGAAGAAATAA